From one Enterococcus sp. DIV2402 genomic stretch:
- a CDS encoding cytidine deaminase family protein produces the protein MEFTELYLQAKKATNPRKLSKTAQCGTVGAALLTDTGNVYVGICIDTACSMGFCAEHAAVASMLLAGENHIKKLIAVNHQGDILSPCGRCREFLSQISENNLDTEVMVGDNKVVLLKELLPYDWRNL, from the coding sequence TTGGAGTTTACAGAACTTTATTTACAAGCAAAAAAAGCGACGAATCCTAGAAAATTATCGAAAACTGCTCAATGCGGCACAGTAGGAGCTGCGTTATTAACCGACACAGGCAATGTGTATGTGGGAATCTGTATCGATACCGCTTGTTCGATGGGATTTTGTGCAGAACATGCGGCAGTTGCCTCAATGTTGTTGGCTGGAGAAAACCATATAAAAAAACTGATTGCGGTCAATCATCAAGGGGATATTTTATCTCCATGTGGTCGTTGTCGTGAATTTTTGAGTCAAATTAGTGAAAACAATCTAGATACAGAAGTAATGGTGGGCGATAACAAGGTGGTTTTGTTGAAAGAGCTATTGCCGTATGATTGGCGAAATTTGTAA